A genomic stretch from Candidatus Zixiibacteriota bacterium includes:
- the bioA gene encoding adenosylmethionine--8-amino-7-oxononanoate transaminase has translation MTLYSDRLKQLDHAHLWHPFTQMQEWMGEEPCIISQADGHYLVDIHGRKYLDGVSSLWCNVHGHRKKEIDEAIRTQLERVAHSTFLGLSHVPGIQLAQKLVEIAPPGLQRVFYSDSGATAVEIALKMAVQYWQLKGELQRTRFATLAESYHGDTVGSMSLGYSETFHRFHRSLLFPVVRLTPPHIFRYYRRMSEAEALAAAVAEAREKIAREKDSLAGVVMEPLMQGAAGMWAHPVEYLRALHDLCREHGILLVLDEVATGFGRTGRMFASEHAGVSPDLLCLAKGLTGGYLPLAATLATEEIFAAFLGEYHEYKTFFHGHTYTGNPLGCAAAIANLELFERDRIVERMAPRVDYLRRRLTDDFLALEHVSDVRQWGLMAGIELAADKEARASYPPEKRIGHRVILEARRRSVIIRPLGDVIVLMPPLTISAEELQTLLDVAYDCIRAVTEG, from the coding sequence ATGACACTCTATTCGGACCGCCTCAAGCAACTGGACCATGCCCACCTCTGGCATCCCTTCACCCAGATGCAGGAGTGGATGGGGGAGGAGCCCTGCATTATCAGCCAGGCGGACGGCCATTACCTCGTCGATATCCACGGCCGGAAATACCTGGACGGCGTCTCTTCGCTGTGGTGCAACGTTCACGGCCACAGGAAAAAGGAGATCGACGAAGCGATCCGCACACAGCTCGAGCGCGTCGCCCACTCGACGTTTCTCGGATTGAGCCACGTCCCCGGCATCCAGCTCGCGCAAAAGCTCGTGGAGATCGCGCCGCCGGGCCTGCAGCGGGTTTTCTATTCCGACAGCGGCGCCACCGCAGTCGAGATCGCCCTCAAAATGGCCGTCCAGTACTGGCAGCTCAAAGGGGAGCTGCAGAGGACCCGATTCGCCACGCTGGCGGAGTCCTACCATGGGGATACAGTGGGCTCGATGAGCCTCGGATATTCGGAGACCTTTCACCGCTTTCACCGGAGCCTGCTCTTTCCGGTCGTGCGCCTCACGCCGCCCCACATTTTCCGGTATTACCGGCGGATGAGCGAAGCCGAAGCGCTCGCCGCCGCCGTCGCCGAGGCGCGGGAGAAGATCGCACGGGAAAAAGATTCACTCGCGGGCGTCGTGATGGAGCCGTTGATGCAGGGCGCGGCCGGGATGTGGGCCCACCCCGTCGAGTACCTCCGGGCGCTGCACGACCTCTGCCGGGAGCACGGCATCCTGCTCGTGCTCGACGAGGTTGCCACGGGCTTCGGCCGTACCGGGCGAATGTTCGCCAGCGAACACGCGGGGGTCTCTCCCGACCTCCTGTGCCTTGCCAAGGGGCTTACCGGCGGCTACCTGCCGCTGGCGGCGACGCTTGCCACCGAGGAGATCTTCGCCGCGTTTCTCGGCGAGTACCACGAGTACAAAACCTTCTTTCATGGCCACACCTACACCGGAAATCCGCTCGGGTGCGCGGCCGCCATCGCCAACCTGGAGCTCTTCGAACGCGACCGTATCGTCGAGCGCATGGCGCCGCGGGTGGATTATCTGCGCCGGCGGCTGACCGACGATTTTCTCGCGCTCGAGCACGTGAGCGACGTGCGCCAATGGGGGCTGATGGCCGGCATCGAGCTGGCGGCCGACAAGGAGGCACGCGCGAGCTACCCGCCTGAAAAGAGGATCGGACATCGGGTGATCCTCGAGGCGCGCAGGCGGAGCGTCATCATCCGTCCGCTGGGCGACGTGATCGTCTTGATGCCGCCCCTGACGATCTCCGCCGAAGAACTGCAAACGCTGCTCGACGTCGCTTACGATTGCATCCGCGCAGTGACGGAGGGCTGA
- the bioF gene encoding 8-amino-7-oxononanoate synthase: protein MTLDFIQDELDRLARAGQYRRLRLVEGEQDTVLTVDGRRALNFCSNNYLGLAGHPALREAAKQAIDRYGCGAGASRLISGNMELHEELERRIAHLKGTEAALVFNSGFQANTGIVSTLAGEGDTIFSDALNHASIIDGCRLSRARTVVYGHCDLNQLEDGLRACGPGGRKLIVTESLFSMDGDEAPLEGIVDLAERYGAAVMVDEAHATGVYEPDGAGLVRKLGLGERVAVQMGTLGKALGGFGAYVAGSRELRELLVNRCRSFIFTTALPPAVMAMGIAAIDLVAREPERRQALRQNCEALRAGLQALGFSLGRSESQIFPVIVGDAGACMRLSERLLQRGVFAQGIRPPTVPPGTARLRVTVMATHTPEQIRQALDVFQQVRES from the coding sequence GTGACGCTCGATTTCATTCAAGACGAACTGGACCGGCTCGCCCGCGCCGGGCAGTACCGCCGGCTCCGCCTGGTCGAGGGGGAGCAGGATACGGTACTGACCGTGGACGGTCGTCGGGCGCTCAACTTCTGCTCGAACAACTACCTCGGGTTGGCCGGCCATCCCGCGCTGCGGGAAGCCGCCAAGCAAGCGATCGACCGCTACGGCTGCGGCGCGGGCGCCTCCCGGCTCATCTCGGGGAACATGGAGCTGCACGAGGAGCTGGAGCGGAGGATCGCCCACCTGAAGGGGACGGAGGCGGCCCTGGTGTTCAATTCGGGCTTCCAGGCCAACACCGGGATCGTCTCGACGCTCGCCGGCGAAGGGGACACGATCTTCAGCGACGCGCTGAACCACGCGAGCATCATCGACGGCTGCCGCCTGTCGCGCGCCCGAACCGTCGTTTACGGGCACTGCGATTTGAACCAGCTCGAGGACGGGCTGCGGGCCTGCGGGCCCGGCGGGCGGAAGCTGATCGTCACCGAGTCGCTGTTCAGCATGGACGGCGACGAGGCGCCGCTCGAGGGCATCGTCGATCTGGCCGAGCGCTACGGCGCGGCGGTGATGGTCGACGAGGCGCACGCAACCGGCGTGTACGAGCCGGACGGGGCTGGCCTGGTTCGAAAGCTCGGCCTCGGGGAGCGCGTGGCCGTGCAGATGGGAACGTTGGGCAAAGCGCTGGGGGGCTTCGGCGCTTACGTCGCCGGGAGCCGCGAGTTGCGCGAACTGCTGGTCAACCGCTGCCGAAGCTTCATCTTTACCACGGCTCTGCCGCCCGCGGTGATGGCGATGGGTATCGCGGCCATCGACCTGGTCGCAAGAGAGCCCGAGCGCCGCCAGGCCCTGCGGCAAAACTGCGAGGCGCTGCGCGCGGGACTCCAGGCGCTGGGCTTCTCGCTCGGCCGAAGCGAGAGTCAGATTTTCCCCGTGATCGTCGGCGACGCGGGAGCGTGCATGAGGCTTTCGGAGCGGCTGCTGCAACGGGGGGTTTTCGCTCAGGGGATCCGGCCGCCGACGGTGCCGCCCGGCACCGCGCGCCTGCGGGTCACCGTCATGGCAACGCACACTCCGGAGCAGATTCGGCAGGCGCTGGACGTCTTCCAGCAAGTTCGGGAATCCTAA
- a CDS encoding DNA-processing protein DprA produces MNPIGPLILTASDVRWPHTVERRLNVAAPSRLWAVGDTEILSLRKVGLFCSERCPDEAALAARKALQRLDADSRVVVSGFQSPVEKDCLRILLEAGRPAIVCPARSLQKVRLPDDWLRALEAGRLLLLSRFEKTRRADKETARRRNELVAALSDEILIIHAEPGGQVERISALAERWRVPRLELGSAR; encoded by the coding sequence ATGAACCCCATCGGTCCGCTGATTCTCACGGCGTCCGACGTTCGGTGGCCTCACACTGTCGAGCGGAGACTGAATGTCGCCGCTCCCTCCCGGCTCTGGGCGGTCGGCGATACCGAAATCCTCTCGCTGCGGAAGGTCGGGCTGTTTTGTTCCGAGCGCTGTCCCGATGAGGCGGCGCTTGCCGCCCGAAAAGCCCTGCAAAGACTTGACGCGGACAGCCGGGTGGTCGTCAGCGGCTTTCAATCCCCCGTCGAAAAGGATTGCCTGCGAATTCTTCTCGAAGCCGGACGGCCGGCGATCGTTTGTCCCGCCCGCTCGCTGCAAAAGGTGCGGCTCCCGGACGACTGGCTGCGGGCCCTGGAGGCGGGCCGGCTCCTCCTCCTTTCCCGTTTTGAAAAGACGCGCCGCGCGGACAAAGAGACCGCGCGCCGGCGAAACGAGCTGGTTGCCGCGCTTTCCGACGAGATACTGATCATCCATGCCGAGCCCGGCGGACAGGTCGAGCGCATCTCGGCCCTGGCGGAGCGCTGGCGCGTTCCGAGGCTCGAGCTGGGCTCCGCCCGTTGA
- the radA gene encoding DNA repair protein RadA: MAKPKIIYTCQSCGHQSPKWLGKCPDCNQWNSLVEERQERAAHPRGELSLGSREDPSPIHEIDMEESGRTLTGIGELDRVLGGGLVPGSVILIGGDPGIGKSTLLLQAFAAVSRQGLTCLYVSGEESRQQIKMRAERLGIAAPNLLILSETSLERILDQVKRVKPDVLVVDSIQTIFTSSIPSAPGSIAQVRESSGSIIVVAKKTGLTTFLIGHVTKDGAIAGPRVLEHMVDTVLYFEGDRGHSFRILRAVKNRFGSTNEIGVFEMKEEGLKEVANPSEIFLMERPLEVPGSAVVCSMEGTRPILVELQALVSRSFLAVPRRTTIGVDHNRVALLVAVLEKKMGAKLFDQDIFVNVAGGVQIDEPAVDLGIVAAVASSYRETVIDPKTVFFGEVGLAGEVRAVTQVEARVREAGKLGFERCILPSSNASQLKHISRPKLTGVGSLRDCWKILF; this comes from the coding sequence ATGGCCAAGCCCAAGATCATTTACACCTGCCAGAGCTGCGGCCATCAGTCGCCGAAGTGGCTCGGGAAATGTCCCGACTGCAACCAGTGGAACAGCCTGGTCGAGGAGCGGCAGGAGCGGGCCGCGCATCCGCGCGGCGAGCTCAGCCTCGGGAGCCGGGAGGATCCATCGCCGATCCACGAGATCGATATGGAGGAGAGCGGCCGCACGCTGACCGGTATCGGAGAGCTGGACCGCGTTCTGGGAGGCGGGCTGGTCCCCGGCTCGGTGATTCTGATCGGCGGCGATCCCGGCATCGGCAAATCCACGCTCCTCCTCCAGGCCTTTGCCGCCGTGAGCCGCCAGGGGCTCACCTGCCTCTACGTTTCGGGCGAGGAGTCGCGCCAGCAGATCAAGATGCGCGCGGAGCGGCTCGGCATCGCCGCGCCCAATCTGCTCATCCTGAGCGAGACGTCTCTGGAGCGGATCCTCGATCAGGTGAAGCGCGTCAAGCCCGACGTCCTTGTCGTCGACTCGATCCAGACGATCTTCACCTCCTCGATCCCATCGGCTCCGGGAAGCATCGCTCAGGTGCGGGAAAGCTCGGGCTCGATCATCGTGGTCGCCAAGAAGACCGGGCTGACCACCTTCTTGATTGGCCACGTCACCAAGGACGGCGCCATCGCCGGTCCCCGGGTCCTCGAGCATATGGTCGACACCGTGCTCTACTTCGAAGGAGACCGCGGCCACAGCTTTCGCATCCTGCGCGCCGTCAAGAACCGTTTCGGCTCGACCAACGAGATCGGTGTCTTCGAGATGAAGGAAGAAGGGCTCAAAGAGGTCGCCAACCCCTCCGAGATCTTTCTCATGGAGCGACCGCTCGAAGTGCCGGGGTCGGCGGTGGTCTGCAGCATGGAGGGGACCCGGCCGATCCTGGTCGAGTTGCAGGCGCTGGTCAGCCGCTCGTTTCTCGCCGTGCCCCGGCGCACCACGATCGGAGTCGATCACAACCGCGTCGCGCTGCTGGTCGCCGTGCTGGAGAAAAAGATGGGGGCCAAGCTCTTCGATCAGGACATCTTCGTCAACGTCGCTGGCGGCGTTCAGATCGATGAGCCGGCCGTGGACCTCGGCATCGTCGCCGCGGTGGCTTCGAGCTACCGCGAGACCGTGATCGACCCCAAGACCGTTTTCTTCGGCGAGGTGGGGCTCGCGGGCGAAGTGCGCGCCGTCACCCAGGTCGAGGCCCGGGTCAGAGAAGCCGGCAAGCTCGGCTTCGAGCGCTGCATCCTGCCCTCCAGCAACGCTTCCCAGCTCAAGCACATCTCCCGGCCGAAGCTCACGGGCGTAGGCTCGCTCCGGGACTGCTGGAAAATCCTCTTCTAG
- a CDS encoding ATP-binding protein: MVVLLGARQTGKTTLVRSHPELAARPYLTLDDLALRLQAEADPEAVVARAPALVLDEVQRAKDLLIAVKRAVDRDRPRRLGRFILTGSANLLMLRRIGETLAGRASYVTLWPLTVGELSGSGRTGLWRELLGTRFAKWREILACARAAAHDWREAVRRGGFPVPAHELADSGQRAHWFAGYVQTYLERDLPELRAVENLADFRRLAQAACQRTGSLLNQAELGRDVGLSQPQVHRFLNVLEASYLAVRLPAFAVNRTKRLIKAPKLYWYDTALALHLSGETEPRGAHLENLVLLDLFAWRELQTPRPEVLYWRTADGAEVDFVIETPGRLLPIEVKTSKRVLPRDAKGLETFLDEYPRESDGGLLLYDGDEVFPLTRRVLAVPWWRVL, encoded by the coding sequence GTGGTCGTGCTGCTCGGTGCGCGCCAGACCGGCAAGACCACGCTGGTTCGCTCGCACCCCGAACTCGCCGCACGGCCGTACCTCACGCTCGACGATCTTGCGCTCCGGCTTCAGGCCGAGGCCGACCCCGAGGCGGTGGTGGCACGAGCGCCGGCGCTCGTGCTCGACGAGGTCCAGCGAGCGAAAGACCTGCTCATCGCCGTCAAGCGGGCCGTGGACCGCGACCGTCCGCGCCGGCTCGGCCGCTTCATACTCACCGGTTCGGCGAACCTGCTCATGCTGCGGCGGATCGGCGAGACCCTGGCGGGTCGTGCGAGCTACGTCACGCTGTGGCCACTTACGGTCGGTGAGCTCTCCGGCTCCGGCCGCACCGGCCTCTGGCGCGAGCTGCTCGGTACCCGCTTCGCAAAGTGGCGTGAAATCCTTGCGTGCGCCCGTGCCGCGGCGCACGACTGGCGGGAAGCCGTGCGCCGCGGCGGCTTCCCGGTGCCGGCGCACGAGCTCGCGGACTCGGGGCAGCGCGCGCACTGGTTCGCAGGCTACGTCCAGACGTACCTCGAACGGGACCTTCCGGAGCTGCGCGCGGTGGAGAACTTGGCGGACTTTCGCCGGCTTGCGCAGGCGGCCTGCCAGCGTACCGGCTCGCTCCTCAACCAGGCCGAGCTTGGCCGCGACGTGGGCCTGAGCCAGCCGCAGGTACACCGCTTCTTGAACGTGCTCGAAGCGAGCTACCTCGCGGTGCGGCTTCCGGCCTTCGCGGTCAACCGCACGAAGCGCCTCATCAAGGCGCCGAAGCTCTACTGGTACGACACGGCGCTCGCGCTGCACCTGTCGGGCGAGACCGAGCCGCGCGGCGCACACCTCGAAAATCTCGTGCTCCTCGATCTGTTCGCCTGGCGCGAGCTCCAGACCCCGCGGCCCGAGGTGCTCTACTGGCGCACGGCCGACGGCGCCGAGGTTGACTTCGTCATCGAGACCCCTGGCCGGCTTTTGCCCATCGAGGTCAAGACATCCAAGCGAGTGCTGCCGCGCGATGCGAAGGGTCTGGAGACCTTCCTCGACGAGTACCCCCGTGAGAGCGACGGAGGACTGCTGCTCTACGACGGCGACGAGGTCTTTCCGCTGACGCGGCGCGTCCTTGCGGTCCCCTGGTGGAGGGTGCTGTGA
- a CDS encoding AAA family ATPase: protein MLTRLRIHNFKLFEDVEIELAARVVFVGPNNSGKTSALQALALWNAGVRRWVERRGSGNIPKERAGVTLNRRDLVALPVPAANLLWRDLHVREGYRHGGKSRTRNVLIKIDVDGIDAGQVWTTGLEFDYANEESFYCRSRLGTDGRRLELPAAAAEVRLAYLPPMSGLAASETRLDEGAIQVRLGEGRTAEVLRNLCWQALQRGDDAWPRIVERMEMLFGVKLDDPQYVRERGEIVMTFRTPRGIRLDLSASGRGQQQTLLLLAHMSANPGAVLLLDEPDAHLEVLRQRQIYDVLTRTAAETGSQIIAASHSEVILNEAADRDTVIAFVGRPHRIDDRGSQVLKALKDIGFEHYVQAEETGWVLYLEGSTDLAILRAFAEALAHPAAELLARPFVYYVANQPGQARHHFYGLREAKPDLKGIALYDRLSQPLADDPNLVQLSWRRREIENYLCQRDTLLAWAQAMGEREGDELFGSTWRRTMEETLDEIARALAALGKPAPDSADLKASDDFLDPLFRKFFEKLSLPNLMAKTDYHTLARFVPVAQLDPEVREKLDCVVEVANQARPARGLDESKRN from the coding sequence ATGCTGACGAGACTGCGCATCCACAATTTCAAGCTGTTCGAGGACGTGGAGATCGAACTCGCCGCACGCGTGGTGTTCGTCGGTCCCAACAACTCGGGCAAAACCTCAGCGCTGCAGGCGCTCGCGCTCTGGAATGCGGGTGTAAGGCGTTGGGTCGAACGGCGCGGGTCCGGCAACATTCCCAAGGAGCGCGCCGGCGTCACGCTCAACCGCCGCGACCTTGTCGCCTTGCCGGTGCCCGCCGCCAACCTGCTGTGGCGTGATCTGCACGTGCGCGAGGGCTATCGTCACGGGGGCAAGTCGAGGACGCGCAACGTCCTGATCAAGATCGACGTGGACGGAATCGACGCGGGCCAGGTCTGGACCACCGGCCTGGAATTCGACTATGCGAACGAGGAGTCCTTTTACTGCCGCTCGCGGCTGGGCACAGACGGGCGACGGCTCGAACTTCCCGCTGCGGCAGCCGAGGTCCGTCTCGCCTATCTGCCGCCGATGTCGGGGTTGGCCGCCAGCGAGACGCGGCTCGATGAAGGTGCGATCCAGGTTCGGCTCGGCGAAGGCAGGACCGCCGAGGTGCTGCGCAATCTGTGTTGGCAGGCGCTGCAGCGCGGTGACGATGCGTGGCCACGCATCGTCGAGCGGATGGAAATGCTGTTCGGCGTCAAGCTCGACGACCCGCAGTACGTCCGCGAGCGGGGCGAAATCGTCATGACTTTCCGCACGCCGCGCGGCATTCGCCTGGACCTTTCCGCCAGCGGGCGGGGCCAGCAGCAGACGCTACTGTTGTTGGCGCACATGAGCGCGAATCCGGGCGCCGTGTTACTGCTGGACGAGCCCGACGCGCACCTGGAAGTGCTGCGGCAGCGCCAGATCTACGACGTGTTGACCCGCACGGCCGCAGAAACCGGCAGCCAGATCATTGCGGCGAGCCATTCGGAGGTGATCCTGAACGAAGCGGCCGACCGCGACACCGTCATCGCCTTCGTCGGCCGTCCGCATCGCATAGACGATCGCGGCAGCCAGGTGCTCAAGGCGCTCAAGGACATCGGCTTCGAGCATTACGTGCAAGCGGAAGAAACGGGCTGGGTTCTCTATCTCGAGGGTTCGACCGATCTCGCCATTCTGCGCGCATTCGCCGAGGCGCTGGCGCATCCGGCGGCTGAATTGTTGGCCCGGCCGTTCGTTTACTACGTCGCCAACCAGCCCGGCCAGGCACGGCATCATTTTTACGGCCTGCGCGAGGCCAAGCCCGACCTCAAGGGAATTGCGCTTTACGACCGCCTGAGCCAGCCGCTCGCCGACGACCCCAACCTCGTACAACTGAGCTGGCGCCGGCGCGAGATCGAAAACTACCTTTGCCAGCGCGACACACTGCTCGCCTGGGCGCAGGCGATGGGCGAACGCGAGGGGGATGAGCTGTTCGGCTCCACGTGGCGCCGGACCATGGAAGAAACCCTTGACGAGATCGCCCGTGCACTCGCGGCGCTCGGCAAGCCCGCGCCCGACAGCGCGGACCTCAAGGCGAGCGACGACTTCCTCGATCCGCTATTTCGCAAGTTCTTCGAGAAGCTCTCTCTTCCGAACCTGATGGCGAAGACCGACTACCACACGCTGGCCCGCTTCGTGCCGGTCGCGCAGCTCGATCCCGAGGTGCGCGAGAAGCTCGACTGCGTCGTCGAAGTAGCGAACCAGGCCCGGCCCGCGAGAGGACTAGACGAATCAAAAAGAAACTGA
- a CDS encoding ABC transporter substrate-binding protein: MALAIAHGRTTWRLVRFATELARPDVDVIVTFSAGVTAAKRATGVIPIVMATSQDPLRTGFVASLARPGGNLAGITFLTDELSGKRLELLKETMPGVSRVAILWEPAHVDNELKGMLAVAPALGLHLQSVEIPRPARADEVERAVRAALEARAEALVLAPGGFTIPNRRRLIDLAVRNRLPVFSAWKIFSDEGAVLTYGPTLETARRVGYYVDRILKGARPADLPIEQPRTFELVINLKAARQLGLDVPQPLLARADRVIR, translated from the coding sequence ATGGCCCTTGCCATTGCACACGGGCGAACGACCTGGCGGCTCGTCCGGTTTGCCACGGAGCTAGCCCGGCCGGACGTGGACGTTATCGTGACCTTCAGCGCCGGCGTGACCGCCGCCAAACGGGCCACGGGAGTCATTCCGATCGTGATGGCTACGAGCCAGGATCCGCTGCGGACCGGATTCGTCGCCAGCCTTGCACGGCCCGGGGGAAACCTGGCGGGCATAACGTTCCTTACGGACGAGCTGTCCGGTAAGCGCCTCGAGCTGCTCAAAGAAACGATGCCCGGCGTTTCCCGCGTTGCGATCCTGTGGGAGCCGGCCCACGTCGACAACGAACTCAAGGGGATGCTGGCGGTGGCGCCCGCTCTCGGCCTCCATCTTCAGTCCGTGGAGATACCGCGGCCGGCCCGGGCTGACGAGGTCGAAAGAGCGGTTCGTGCCGCGCTGGAGGCCCGCGCGGAGGCGCTCGTCCTCGCCCCGGGCGGATTCACCATTCCCAACCGGAGGCGTCTGATCGATCTCGCCGTCAGGAACCGTTTGCCGGTATTTTCGGCATGGAAAATTTTCAGCGACGAGGGGGCGGTTCTGACCTACGGACCGACCCTGGAAACCGCCCGGCGCGTCGGGTATTACGTCGACAGGATCCTGAAGGGCGCCAGGCCCGCCGATTTGCCGATCGAGCAGCCCAGGACCTTCGAGCTGGTGATCAACCTCAAGGCCGCCAGACAGCTTGGGCTCGATGTTCCGCAGCCGCTGCTCGCCCGCGCGGACAGGGTGATCAGGTAG